From Streptomyces sp. TLI_053, a single genomic window includes:
- a CDS encoding helix-turn-helix domain-containing protein, with protein MGRGKHRVAVLVLEGAKPLDVGIPAQVFSSRPSMPYTVRVCGPAPGLVAGGDGLSYHVAEGLEALEHSDTVFVPGYRDPATTAPPAAVVEALVAAHTRGARLAAISTGAFALAATGLLDGKRATTHWHYAKVLAERHPRIRVDENVLFVDEGAVLTSAGAASGIDLCLHLVRRDHGVGLSNHVARRLVAAPYRSGGQAQYVPRSVPEPLGDLFAGTREWALAHLAEPLTLEGLARHARVSARTFSRRFVEDTGYTPMQWVLRARVDLARELLERTDLGVEQIADRVGLGTGANLRLHFHRVLGTSPTEYRHTFAARAEG; from the coding sequence ATGGGCCGAGGCAAGCACCGGGTCGCCGTGCTGGTACTGGAGGGGGCGAAGCCGCTGGACGTGGGCATCCCCGCGCAGGTGTTCTCCAGCCGGCCGAGCATGCCGTACACGGTCCGGGTCTGCGGTCCGGCCCCGGGCCTGGTGGCCGGCGGCGACGGCCTGTCCTACCACGTGGCCGAGGGCCTGGAGGCGCTGGAGCACTCGGACACCGTGTTCGTCCCCGGCTACCGCGATCCGGCGACCACCGCGCCGCCGGCCGCCGTGGTCGAGGCGCTGGTCGCCGCCCACACCCGGGGCGCCCGGCTGGCGGCCATCTCGACCGGGGCGTTCGCGCTGGCCGCGACCGGACTGCTCGACGGGAAGCGGGCGACCACCCACTGGCACTACGCCAAGGTCCTGGCGGAGCGCCATCCGCGGATCCGGGTCGACGAGAACGTGCTGTTCGTCGACGAGGGCGCGGTGCTCACCTCGGCCGGCGCCGCGTCCGGCATCGACCTGTGCCTGCACCTGGTCCGGCGCGACCACGGGGTGGGGCTGTCGAACCACGTCGCGCGGCGGCTGGTGGCCGCGCCCTACCGCAGCGGCGGTCAGGCCCAGTACGTGCCGCGCAGCGTGCCCGAACCGCTGGGCGACCTGTTCGCCGGCACCCGGGAGTGGGCGCTGGCGCACCTGGCCGAGCCGCTCACGCTGGAGGGGCTGGCCCGGCACGCGCGGGTCTCGGCCCGGACCTTCTCGCGGCGGTTCGTCGAGGACACCGGCTACACGCCGATGCAGTGGGTGCTGCGGGCCCGGGTCGACCTCGCACGGGAGCTGCTGGAGCGCACGGACCTGGGCGTGGAGCAGATCGCCGACCGGGTCGGGCTCGGCACCGGGGCGAACCTGCGGCTGCACTTCCACCGCGTTCTCGGCACCTCGCCCACCGAGTACCGGCACACCTTCGCGGCGCGCGCCGAGGGCTGA
- a CDS encoding glycogen debranching protein yields the protein MSPDPHGAVELDLDERPFTERGSWLLVTAGPDGLRVARAEYETRLADTLELSGLVLRDADGHPLPVRAATPTAVEFAGGAALLFADPVTLVLTGQDVHASWRLPDGTARKLSLDGCHVLLGPPGEWSAAAVRAAAEARWAAWFARMPAVRPDLAVAAATAWWTLAVNLLPIAGREGLVPSKYGYVGVWNWDALFHAVALRHADPALARDQILLFLDHQLPDGRLPDVVHEHGVLSDTTDLPRSDHARLAEHVGTANGARPTPGPVPVTKPPLAAWAVWKVHETAPDLPFLAAAYPRLVRAHRWWFAASDPDGDGLPEYLHPYSSGLDDSPVWDHGPRAEPPDLNSYLVLEADRLADIADALGRPDEAADWRSRAAAHTDLLVARRWDGTRFTTLAAGAPVPVRTALDLMPLFTGRLPADIAAALDRILRSPAFWGERPVPTVAFDDPAFDPEAMWRGPVWLNINYLLIEGLRRSGFAGTAAELRARTLAMVRDAGGLYEYWNPLTGTRARTATSGFGWSAALFVDLAAEG from the coding sequence ATGTCCCCCGATCCCCACGGCGCTGTCGAACTCGACCTCGACGAGAGGCCGTTCACCGAACGCGGCTCCTGGCTGCTGGTCACCGCGGGCCCGGACGGGCTGCGGGTGGCCCGGGCCGAGTACGAGACCCGGCTCGCCGACACCCTCGAACTCAGCGGGCTGGTGCTGCGCGACGCGGACGGCCACCCGCTGCCGGTCCGCGCCGCCACCCCCACGGCGGTCGAATTCGCGGGCGGGGCCGCGCTGTTGTTCGCCGACCCGGTCACCCTGGTGCTCACCGGGCAGGACGTCCACGCCTCCTGGCGGCTGCCCGACGGCACCGCGCGGAAGCTCTCGCTCGACGGCTGCCACGTCCTGCTCGGACCGCCGGGGGAGTGGTCGGCCGCCGCCGTGCGCGCCGCCGCCGAGGCCCGCTGGGCGGCCTGGTTCGCCCGGATGCCGGCCGTCCGCCCCGACCTCGCCGTGGCCGCCGCCACCGCCTGGTGGACCCTGGCCGTCAACCTGCTGCCGATCGCCGGCCGCGAGGGCCTCGTCCCGTCCAAGTACGGCTACGTGGGCGTGTGGAACTGGGACGCGCTGTTCCACGCCGTCGCCCTCCGGCACGCCGATCCGGCGCTCGCCCGGGACCAGATCCTGCTCTTCCTCGACCACCAACTGCCCGACGGCCGGCTCCCCGACGTGGTGCACGAGCACGGTGTGCTCTCCGACACCACCGACCTTCCCCGCAGCGACCACGCCCGGCTCGCCGAGCACGTCGGCACCGCCAACGGCGCCCGGCCCACCCCCGGGCCGGTGCCGGTGACCAAACCGCCGCTCGCCGCCTGGGCCGTGTGGAAGGTCCACGAGACCGCCCCCGACCTGCCCTTCCTCGCCGCCGCCTACCCCCGGCTGGTCCGCGCCCACCGGTGGTGGTTCGCCGCCTCCGACCCGGACGGCGACGGCCTGCCCGAGTACCTGCACCCCTACTCCTCCGGCCTGGACGACAGCCCGGTCTGGGACCACGGCCCCCGCGCCGAACCGCCCGACCTCAACTCCTACCTGGTCCTGGAGGCCGACCGGCTGGCCGACATCGCCGACGCCCTCGGACGGCCGGACGAGGCCGCCGACTGGCGCTCGCGCGCCGCCGCCCACACCGACCTCCTGGTCGCCCGCCGCTGGGACGGCACCCGCTTCACCACCCTGGCGGCCGGCGCCCCCGTGCCCGTCCGCACCGCGCTCGACCTGATGCCCCTGTTCACCGGCCGGCTGCCCGCCGACATCGCCGCAGCGCTGGACCGCATCCTGCGCTCACCCGCCTTCTGGGGCGAACGGCCGGTCCCCACCGTCGCCTTCGACGATCCGGCCTTCGACCCGGAGGCGATGTGGCGCGGTCCGGTCTGGCTCAACATCAACTACCTGCTGATCGAAGGACTGCGGCGCTCCGGCTTCGCCGGCACCGCCGCCGAACTGCGTGCGCGCACCCTCGCCATGGTCCGCGACGCCGGGGGCCTCTACGAGTACTGGAACCCCCTCACCGGTACCCGGGCCCGGACGGCGACCTCCGGTTTCGGCTGGTCCGCGGCGCTCTTCGTCGACCTGGCGGCGGAGGGGTAG
- a CDS encoding LLM class flavin-dependent oxidoreductase — protein MPSHARPLRRLGFLTIGLFDPADPAQGHEQTLRLIELGEQLGFDSAWVRHRHLQYGISSPVAVLAAATQRTRRIELGTAVVPVGWENPLRLAEDLATTDLLSGGRLNPGVSVGRPGHWDRVSGALYPDTAEAEDFGYERVRRLLGFLRGERATDFSGVEGIEVYSDRVQPVSPGLADRLWYGGGSLRSARWAGEQGLSLLTSNVVRAEESEDFAEIQRSQIAAFRAHHPLGAAARVSQGLVVIPTDSATPEQRARYEEYVRARTPRTSTPQGPARTMFARDLVGPSAAIAEQLSAHAGFREVDEVVFALPFTFGHEDYVQILTDIAAHLAPALGWKPGV, from the coding sequence GTGCCGTCGCACGCGAGGCCCCTGCGCAGGCTGGGATTCCTGACCATCGGACTCTTCGACCCCGCCGACCCGGCGCAGGGGCACGAGCAGACCCTGCGGCTGATCGAACTCGGCGAGCAGCTGGGCTTCGACAGCGCCTGGGTGCGCCACCGCCACCTCCAGTACGGCATCTCCTCGCCGGTCGCGGTGCTCGCGGCCGCCACCCAGCGCACCCGCCGGATCGAGCTGGGCACGGCCGTCGTCCCGGTCGGCTGGGAGAACCCGCTGCGTCTGGCCGAGGACCTCGCCACCACCGACCTGCTGTCCGGCGGCCGGCTCAACCCGGGCGTCAGCGTCGGCCGTCCCGGCCACTGGGACCGGGTGTCCGGCGCGCTGTACCCGGACACCGCCGAGGCCGAGGACTTCGGCTACGAGCGGGTCCGCCGACTGCTCGGCTTCCTGCGCGGCGAGCGGGCCACCGACTTCAGCGGCGTCGAGGGCATCGAGGTGTACTCGGACCGGGTCCAGCCGGTCTCGCCGGGCCTGGCCGACCGGCTCTGGTACGGCGGGGGGAGCCTGCGTTCCGCCCGCTGGGCCGGGGAGCAGGGGCTCTCGCTGCTCACCAGCAACGTGGTGCGGGCCGAGGAGTCGGAGGACTTCGCCGAGATCCAGCGCTCGCAGATCGCGGCCTTCCGCGCGCACCACCCGCTGGGGGCCGCGGCCCGGGTCTCCCAGGGGCTGGTGGTGATCCCCACCGACAGCGCCACCCCGGAGCAGCGGGCGCGCTACGAGGAGTACGTCCGGGCCCGGACGCCGCGGACCTCGACCCCGCAGGGCCCGGCCCGCACGATGTTCGCCCGGGACCTGGTCGGGCCGTCCGCCGCGATCGCGGAGCAGTTGTCCGCCCACGCGGGCTTCCGCGAGGTGGACGAGGTGGTCTTCGCGCTCCCGTTCACCTTCGGCCACGAGGACTACGTCCAGATCCTCACCGACATCGCCGCCCACCTGGCCCCGGCCCTCGGCTGGAAGCCGGGCGTCTGA
- a CDS encoding sugar ABC transporter substrate-binding protein yields the protein MSAFTSVTSPARLTRRTALVAAAAALAVTATACSGSGGAGGSGDAEADGGKVTLRWSTWGSAEDMAVFKTFTDEFAKTHPNITLKLEQVASYEDYHPKLLTQLTSKTAPDVFYVGDDYIGKLVADGVLSPLDQQLAGPDSRSRPADFFEGIYGGAKKDGVTYGVPNDTNPEVLWFDKKALAAAGITEDPAALNEAGQWTTAKFLEMNAKLKAADRTGTIFWNWYGANYSVVNGFGGKVWDGGKFVATTDPKTRQALKTLADGYKDKTFASADLLPEGNGAATQFIKHKAGFYAGGRWVIEGIDKGGDRASYDIVPFPSESGQPIPGAVAASYLTINKDSKHPKEAFAFLTEFVSKEGQQLRLKGGSAVPSVRGAESLVTEGNYPPHARTFLDVRDRGFANYPDEVAVPGLTKAINDQLMKIWEGKTGFDEGMTQLQTLVDGMKGKQG from the coding sequence ATGTCCGCTTTCACGAGTGTCACGAGTCCCGCACGTCTCACCAGAAGAACAGCCCTGGTCGCCGCCGCCGCGGCCCTGGCCGTCACCGCCACCGCGTGCAGCGGCTCCGGCGGCGCGGGCGGCTCCGGCGACGCCGAGGCCGACGGCGGCAAGGTCACCCTCCGCTGGTCGACCTGGGGCTCGGCCGAGGACATGGCGGTCTTCAAGACCTTCACCGACGAGTTCGCCAAGACCCACCCGAACATCACCCTCAAGCTGGAGCAGGTCGCCTCCTACGAGGACTACCACCCCAAGCTGCTCACCCAGCTCACCTCGAAGACCGCGCCGGACGTCTTCTACGTCGGTGACGACTACATCGGCAAGCTGGTCGCCGACGGCGTCCTCTCCCCGCTCGACCAGCAGCTCGCCGGACCGGACAGCCGCAGCAGGCCGGCCGACTTCTTCGAGGGCATCTACGGCGGCGCCAAGAAGGACGGCGTCACCTACGGCGTCCCCAACGACACCAACCCCGAGGTGCTCTGGTTCGACAAGAAGGCCCTCGCCGCGGCCGGCATCACCGAGGACCCGGCCGCGCTGAACGAGGCCGGGCAGTGGACCACGGCGAAGTTCCTGGAGATGAACGCCAAGCTCAAGGCGGCGGACCGGACCGGCACCATCTTCTGGAACTGGTACGGCGCCAACTACAGCGTCGTCAACGGCTTCGGCGGCAAGGTCTGGGACGGCGGGAAGTTCGTCGCCACCACCGACCCGAAGACCCGCCAGGCGCTGAAGACCCTCGCCGACGGCTACAAGGACAAGACCTTCGCCTCCGCCGACCTGCTGCCCGAGGGCAACGGCGCGGCCACCCAGTTCATCAAGCACAAGGCCGGCTTCTACGCGGGAGGCCGCTGGGTCATCGAGGGCATCGACAAGGGCGGCGACCGCGCGAGCTACGACATCGTGCCGTTCCCGTCCGAGAGCGGGCAGCCGATACCCGGCGCCGTCGCCGCCTCCTACCTGACGATCAACAAGGACAGCAAGCACCCGAAGGAGGCCTTCGCCTTCCTGACCGAGTTCGTCAGCAAGGAGGGCCAGCAGCTGCGGCTCAAGGGCGGCAGCGCCGTCCCCTCCGTCCGGGGCGCCGAGAGCCTGGTCACCGAGGGCAACTACCCGCCGCACGCCAGGACCTTCCTGGACGTCCGCGACCGGGGCTTCGCCAACTACCCCGACGAGGTGGCCGTCCCCGGTCTGACCAAGGCGATCAACGACCAGCTGATGAAGATCTGGGAGGGCAAGACCGGCTTCGACGAGGGCATGACCCAGCTCCAGACCCTGGTCGACGGTATGAAGGGCAAGCAGGGATGA
- a CDS encoding diaminopimelate decarboxylase has translation MTIPQPAADPAEHAAARRERVLREAVRHRLLDPEDALLAAFVDLDGVAASVAGLRAAFPAGPDVLHTFAAKANCLVPLLARLRELGLGCEVASPGELAQALAAGFRPDRIVLDSPAKTRRELAAALELGVAVNVDNWQELERVDALVGSGTPGSRIGVRLNPQVGGGSIGAMSTATATSKFGIGLADEGNGKRLVEAFRERPWLTWVHVHVGSQGCPLDLMAEGVARAVAFAARVNEELGRRQVVGVDLGGGLPVNFADDTTAPTFAEYAGLLRARVPELFDGGHRLATEFGRSLLAKNGFTAAYVEYTKTSGGRRIAVTHAGAQVATRTVFMPDTWPLRITAHHPSGAAKDGAPVPQDVAGPCCFAGDLVATGRPLPLLEPGDLVALLDTGAYYATTHFQYNSLPEPAVHGFTVDAAGAVRFVPLRRAQPVEELLRPV, from the coding sequence ATGACGATTCCTCAGCCTGCCGCCGACCCGGCCGAGCACGCCGCCGCCCGTCGTGAGCGTGTGCTGCGGGAGGCCGTGCGGCACCGGCTGCTCGACCCCGAGGACGCGCTGCTCGCCGCCTTCGTGGACCTCGACGGGGTGGCGGCGAGCGTCGCCGGCCTGCGGGCGGCCTTCCCGGCCGGGCCCGACGTGCTGCACACCTTCGCCGCGAAGGCGAACTGCCTGGTCCCGCTGCTGGCCCGGCTGCGTGAACTGGGCCTGGGCTGCGAGGTGGCCAGCCCCGGCGAGTTGGCCCAGGCGCTGGCGGCGGGCTTCCGGCCGGACCGGATCGTCCTCGACTCGCCCGCCAAGACCCGGCGGGAGCTGGCCGCCGCACTGGAGCTGGGTGTCGCCGTCAACGTCGACAACTGGCAGGAACTGGAACGCGTCGACGCCCTGGTGGGGTCCGGGACGCCCGGGTCCCGGATCGGGGTCCGGCTCAATCCGCAGGTCGGCGGCGGCAGCATCGGGGCGATGAGCACCGCCACCGCGACCTCCAAGTTCGGCATCGGGCTGGCCGACGAGGGGAACGGGAAGCGGCTGGTCGAGGCGTTCCGCGAACGCCCCTGGCTGACCTGGGTCCATGTGCACGTCGGCTCCCAGGGCTGCCCGCTCGACCTCATGGCCGAGGGGGTCGCCCGGGCGGTGGCGTTCGCCGCGCGGGTGAACGAGGAGCTGGGGCGGCGCCAGGTGGTCGGCGTCGACCTCGGCGGTGGACTGCCCGTCAACTTCGCCGACGACACCACCGCGCCCACCTTCGCCGAGTACGCCGGGCTGCTGCGGGCCCGGGTGCCGGAGCTGTTCGACGGCGGCCACCGGCTGGCGACCGAGTTCGGCCGCTCGCTGCTGGCGAAGAACGGCTTCACCGCCGCGTACGTCGAGTACACCAAGACCTCCGGCGGCCGGCGGATCGCCGTCACCCATGCCGGGGCCCAGGTCGCGACCCGCACGGTGTTCATGCCGGACACCTGGCCGCTGCGGATCACCGCGCACCACCCCTCCGGCGCGGCGAAGGACGGCGCGCCGGTGCCGCAGGACGTCGCCGGACCGTGCTGCTTCGCCGGGGACCTGGTCGCGACGGGCCGCCCGTTGCCGCTGCTGGAGCCCGGCGACCTGGTCGCCCTGCTGGACACCGGCGCCTACTACGCGACCACCCACTTCCAGTACAACAGCCTGCCCGAGCCGGCGGTGCACGGCTTCACGGTGGACGCGGCGGGCGCGGTGCGGTTCGTGCCGCTGCGCCGGGCGCAGCCCGTCGAGGAGTTGCTCCGACCGGTCTGA
- a CDS encoding DUF3592 domain-containing protein, producing the protein MTDIRPAVVLHGTRYTARLDGDALVLQRRRTTHRIPVTAIDRIDVRPGRVDVVLLTAGAEARVYPVAHHNGAAAKAFARTAATALPERAAADRSVDGAALVTTTVEPRGRTPLLKPFDSWRKLLLWFYLAGLVAPFLARALASNPRIASKPALAWLLTLPFTVLAVLGLYAVVSSLRTDWLLYRRGVTVTARVTGHDDDGDTESPSHFARYAFTDAEGIAREHTAKDQPGLVRTDTVDICYDPADPGVVRRRAGLGRGLARGTFLGLPLTVAAAVLFVGLAGYILAWPYLGGPE; encoded by the coding sequence ATGACTGACATCCGGCCGGCCGTGGTGCTGCACGGGACCCGGTACACCGCCCGGCTGGACGGCGACGCGCTCGTGCTGCAGCGGCGCCGCACGACCCACCGGATACCCGTGACGGCGATCGACCGGATCGACGTCCGCCCGGGCCGGGTGGACGTGGTGCTGCTCACGGCAGGAGCGGAGGCCCGGGTGTATCCGGTCGCGCACCACAACGGCGCGGCCGCGAAGGCCTTCGCCCGGACGGCGGCCACCGCACTGCCCGAGCGGGCGGCGGCGGACCGGTCCGTGGACGGCGCCGCGCTGGTCACGACCACCGTCGAACCGCGTGGACGTACTCCGCTGCTCAAGCCGTTCGACTCGTGGCGGAAGCTGCTGCTCTGGTTCTACCTGGCGGGGCTGGTCGCGCCGTTCCTCGCGCGGGCGCTGGCGTCGAACCCCCGGATCGCGTCCAAGCCCGCGCTGGCGTGGCTGCTCACCCTGCCGTTCACCGTCCTCGCGGTGCTCGGCCTCTACGCCGTCGTCTCCTCGCTCCGGACCGACTGGCTGCTCTACCGCCGCGGCGTCACGGTGACCGCCCGGGTCACCGGCCACGACGACGACGGCGACACGGAGAGCCCCAGCCACTTCGCCCGGTACGCCTTCACCGACGCCGAGGGCATCGCCCGGGAACACACCGCCAAGGACCAGCCGGGCCTCGTCCGCACTGACACCGTGGACATCTGCTACGACCCGGCCGACCCCGGCGTGGTCCGCCGCCGGGCGGGCCTCGGCCGGGGCCTCGCCCGGGGCACCTTCCTCGGCCTGCCCCTGACGGTGGCCGCCGCCGTGCTGTTCGTGGGACTGGCCGGCTACATCCTCGCCTGGCCGTACCTGGGCGGGCCGGAGTAG
- a CDS encoding carbohydrate ABC transporter permease: MTTVRHSTTPRQLLLHTGLVLGGLLMLFPFVWMVLTSFKGVSQMINEPLSWLPTPWRAQNYPDVLNEVPIGRAYWNSMYIAAITVAATLFTGAMAAYAFARIPFRGSGPLFGLFLATQMVPAQVTIVPLYIMLAKLQLIDSHLALILPAIANPFAVFLLRQFIRAVPVELEEAARIDGAGRWTIFWRIVLPNIRPGLWTLGIIVFLASWNSYFFPLVFLNTSELFTVPLLLDSFNSQRGGIDYGLTAALSAMTVVPMLIAFLVGQRKILNSMASSGLGGR, translated from the coding sequence ATGACCACCGTCCGCCACTCCACCACCCCCCGGCAGCTCCTGCTGCACACCGGGCTCGTCCTCGGCGGCCTGCTGATGCTGTTCCCGTTCGTCTGGATGGTCCTGACCTCCTTCAAGGGCGTCAGCCAGATGATCAACGAGCCGCTGTCCTGGCTGCCCACCCCCTGGCGCGCGCAGAACTACCCCGACGTGCTGAACGAGGTGCCGATCGGGCGCGCGTACTGGAACAGCATGTACATCGCGGCGATCACCGTCGCCGCCACCCTGTTCACCGGCGCGATGGCCGCCTACGCCTTCGCCCGGATCCCGTTCCGCGGCTCCGGCCCGCTGTTCGGCCTGTTCCTGGCCACCCAGATGGTGCCCGCCCAGGTGACGATCGTGCCGCTGTACATCATGCTGGCGAAGCTCCAGCTGATCGACTCGCACCTGGCGCTGATCCTGCCGGCGATCGCCAACCCGTTCGCCGTCTTCCTGCTCCGGCAGTTCATCCGGGCCGTGCCGGTCGAACTGGAGGAGGCGGCCAGGATCGACGGCGCCGGCCGCTGGACCATCTTCTGGCGGATCGTGCTGCCCAACATCCGGCCCGGCCTCTGGACCCTCGGCATCATCGTCTTCCTGGCCAGCTGGAACAGCTACTTCTTCCCGCTGGTGTTCCTCAACACCTCGGAGCTGTTCACCGTCCCGCTGCTGCTCGACTCCTTCAACTCCCAGCGCGGCGGCATCGACTACGGGCTCACCGCGGCGCTCTCCGCGATGACCGTGGTGCCGATGCTGATCGCCTTCCTGGTCGGGCAGCGCAAGATCCTCAACAGCATGGCCTCCTCGGGCCTGGGAGGCCGCTGA
- a CDS encoding sugar ABC transporter permease yields the protein MSALTQATARRRERPAAGPAGGAPTARGGREPLWRRRDRRWALVFLGPQLLGLLVFLVGPLGFAVVLSFMRWDGLGDATWVGLDNFRTQLTDPEFGRAVWNTVKIGLITVPGGLALALLIALALHGVRGRTAYRVVYFLPVVTSSVAVSVIWQMILGGGADGILNGTVHDILGITLPDWLADPDWVVVAVSVVTVWSSLGLNVVIFLAGLATVPANLLEAARIDGAGPWQTLRSVTLPLLSPTVFFTVVVSVISSFQAFDLVYVLVNPDHNEGAQTIVYKVYQQGFREFHFGLSSAAALLLLLLTLIVTAIQFQAQKRFVHYES from the coding sequence ATGAGTGCCCTCACCCAGGCCACGGCCCGGCGGCGGGAGCGTCCCGCCGCCGGCCCGGCGGGCGGCGCCCCCACCGCGCGCGGCGGCCGCGAGCCGCTCTGGCGCCGCCGCGACCGGCGGTGGGCCCTGGTCTTCCTCGGCCCTCAACTGCTGGGCCTGCTGGTCTTCCTGGTCGGACCGCTCGGCTTCGCCGTGGTGCTCTCCTTCATGCGCTGGGACGGCCTGGGCGACGCCACCTGGGTCGGTCTGGACAACTTCCGCACCCAGCTGACCGATCCGGAGTTCGGCCGGGCGGTGTGGAACACCGTCAAGATCGGGCTGATCACCGTGCCCGGCGGCCTCGCCCTGGCGCTGCTGATCGCCCTCGCCCTGCACGGGGTGCGCGGGCGGACGGCCTACCGGGTCGTCTACTTCCTCCCGGTGGTGACCAGCTCGGTCGCGGTGTCGGTGATCTGGCAGATGATCCTCGGCGGCGGCGCGGACGGCATCCTCAACGGGACCGTGCACGACATCCTCGGGATCACCCTGCCCGACTGGCTGGCCGACCCCGACTGGGTGGTGGTCGCGGTCTCGGTGGTGACCGTCTGGTCCTCGCTCGGCCTCAACGTGGTGATCTTCCTGGCCGGTCTGGCCACCGTGCCGGCCAATCTGCTGGAGGCGGCCCGGATCGACGGCGCCGGGCCCTGGCAGACGCTGCGCTCGGTCACCCTGCCGCTGCTGTCGCCCACCGTCTTCTTCACCGTGGTGGTGTCGGTGATCAGCTCGTTCCAGGCCTTCGACCTCGTCTACGTGCTGGTCAACCCGGACCACAACGAGGGCGCCCAGACCATCGTCTACAAGGTCTACCAACAGGGCTTCCGGGAGTTCCACTTCGGACTGTCGAGCGCCGCCGCCCTGCTCCTGCTGCTGCTGACCCTGATCGTCACGGCGATCCAGTTCCAGGCGCAGAAGCGCTTCGTCCACTACGAGTCCTGA
- the gap gene encoding type I glyceraldehyde-3-phosphate dehydrogenase produces the protein MTRIAINGFGRIGRNSLRALVERGSELEVVAVNDLAPIDSLAHLLRFDSALGRFRHPVAVEGDELVVAGNRIKVLAERDPEALPWAELGVDLVLEATGRFTSADAARAHLKAGAARVLVSAPSDGADVTLAYGVNTADYDPAAHTIVSNASCTTNALAPLASVLDELAGIEHGFMTTVHAYTQEQNLQDGPHRDLRRARAAGVNIVPTTTGAAKAIGLVLPQLDGKLSGDSIRVPVPVGSIVELNTTVEREVTLDEVLAAYRAAADGPLKGILDYADEPLVSGDITGEAASSIFDAALTRVDGKHVKVVAWYDNEWGFSNRVIDTLELLARG, from the coding sequence ATGACCCGCATCGCCATCAACGGGTTCGGCCGCATCGGCCGCAACAGCCTGCGCGCCCTGGTGGAGCGCGGCAGCGAGCTGGAGGTGGTCGCGGTCAACGACCTCGCCCCCATCGACTCGCTCGCCCACCTGCTCCGCTTCGACAGCGCGCTCGGCCGCTTCCGCCACCCGGTCGCCGTCGAGGGGGACGAGCTGGTCGTCGCCGGCAACCGGATCAAGGTGCTCGCCGAGCGCGACCCCGAGGCCCTGCCGTGGGCCGAGCTCGGTGTCGACCTCGTCCTCGAGGCCACCGGCCGGTTCACCTCCGCGGACGCCGCCCGCGCCCACCTGAAGGCCGGCGCCGCCCGGGTCCTGGTGAGCGCCCCGTCCGACGGTGCGGACGTCACCCTGGCCTACGGCGTGAACACCGCCGACTACGACCCGGCCGCGCACACGATCGTCTCCAACGCCTCCTGCACCACCAACGCGCTGGCCCCGCTGGCCTCGGTGCTGGACGAGCTGGCCGGCATCGAGCACGGCTTCATGACCACGGTGCACGCCTACACCCAGGAGCAGAACCTCCAGGACGGGCCGCACCGCGACCTGCGCCGGGCCCGCGCCGCCGGCGTCAACATCGTGCCGACCACCACCGGAGCCGCCAAGGCGATCGGCCTCGTGCTGCCGCAGCTCGACGGCAAGCTGTCCGGCGACTCGATCCGGGTGCCGGTCCCGGTCGGCTCGATCGTCGAGCTGAACACCACCGTCGAGCGCGAGGTCACCCTCGACGAGGTGCTCGCCGCCTACCGCGCCGCCGCCGACGGCCCGCTCAAGGGCATCCTCGACTACGCGGACGAGCCGCTGGTCTCCGGCGACATCACCGGCGAGGCCGCCTCCTCGATCTTCGACGCCGCGCTCACCCGGGTCGACGGCAAGCACGTCAAGGTGGTGGCCTGGTACGACAACGAGTGGGGCTTCTCCAACCGGGTCATCGACACCCTGGAGCTGCTCGCCCGCGGCTGA
- a CDS encoding SDR family NAD(P)-dependent oxidoreductase, which yields MNTLRNKVAIVTGGASGIGRATAELFAAEGAAVVVADLADASEVVRGIEAAGGRAVAVRADVSSETDCERIVTIAVQTFGGLHVLFNNAGIIRRQTALEISADDWDRVMAVNVRSVYLMCRFAVPAMTEGGSIVNTGSGWGLKGGGNALSYCASKAAVVNMTRALAIDHAAAGIRVNSVNPGDTMTPMLRDEARQLQEEWAVFEKDAADRPMGRAGTPQEIAAAVLFLAGDASSYMTGSALVVDGGGLA from the coding sequence ATGAACACCCTGCGCAACAAGGTCGCCATCGTCACCGGCGGCGCCTCCGGCATCGGCCGGGCCACCGCCGAACTGTTCGCCGCCGAGGGCGCGGCCGTGGTCGTCGCCGACCTCGCGGACGCGAGCGAGGTCGTGCGGGGGATCGAGGCGGCCGGCGGCCGGGCCGTCGCGGTGCGCGCCGACGTCTCCTCCGAGACCGACTGCGAGCGGATCGTGACCATCGCCGTGCAGACCTTCGGCGGGCTGCACGTCCTGTTCAACAACGCCGGCATCATCCGGCGCCAGACCGCGCTGGAGATATCCGCCGACGACTGGGACCGGGTGATGGCCGTCAACGTGCGGTCCGTCTACCTGATGTGCCGCTTCGCCGTGCCGGCCATGACCGAGGGCGGGTCGATCGTCAACACCGGCTCCGGGTGGGGGCTGAAGGGCGGCGGCAACGCGCTGTCCTACTGCGCCTCCAAGGCGGCGGTCGTCAACATGACCCGCGCGCTGGCGATCGACCACGCGGCCGCCGGCATCCGGGTCAACTCCGTCAACCCGGGCGACACCATGACGCCGATGCTCCGCGACGAGGCGCGCCAGCTCCAGGAGGAGTGGGCGGTGTTCGAGAAGGACGCCGCCGACCGGCCGATGGGCAGGGCCGGCACGCCGCAGGAGATCGCCGCCGCGGTGCTCTTCCTGGCGGGCGACGCCAGCAGCTACATGACCGGATCCGCCCTGGTCGTCGACGGCGGCGGGCTCGCCTGA